One genomic window of Psychrobacillus sp. INOP01 includes the following:
- a CDS encoding YfhD family protein yields the protein MGRDNKQGKSNNKDSLPQTPKNLKIKPNDIQEEFAKEFEELEKNTPKAKRK from the coding sequence ATGGGAAGAGACAATAAGCAAGGAAAAAGCAACAACAAAGATTCACTACCTCAAACGCCAAAAAATCTAAAGATCAAACCAAATGACATCCAAGAAGAATTTGCCAAAGAATTTGAAGAGCTTGAAAAAAATACTCCGAAAGCAAAAAGAAAATAA